The genomic stretch TGATGTGGAGGAGACCGTCGATACCGCCCAGGTCGATGAACGCACCGTAGTCGGTGAGGTTCTTGACCACGCCCTTGAGGACGGCACCCTCCTTGAGGTTCTTGAGGGTCTCCTTCTTCATCTCCTCGCGCTGCTTCTCGAGGAGGACGCGGCGGGACAGGACGATGTTGCCGCGCTTCTTGTTGAACTTGATGACCTTGAACTCGAATTCCTTCGAGATGTACTGGTCAAGGTTCCGCACGGGGCGGATGTCAACCTGCGAGCCGGGCAGGAACGCCTTCACGCCGATGTCGACGGACAGGCCGCCCTTCACGCGACCGACGATGGTGCCCTTGACGATCTCATCGCGCTCGCAGGCGGCGCTGATCTCGTCCCAGATGCGCATCTTGTCGGCCTTCTCCTTGGAGAGGACGACCATGCCGGTGTCGTTCTCGCGGCTCTCCAGGAGGACCTCGACGGGGTCACCGGCCTGAACCGAGACCTCTCCGCGAGGGTTGGTGAACTCGGAGATCGGGACCTGTCCCTCGGACTTGTAGCCGATGTCGACAATCGCGAAGTCCTTCGTCACCTGGACCACGGTGCCCTTGACGATCTCCCCTTCCTTCAGGATGCCGTCACCACCGCGCTCCTTGAGCGAGGCCTCGAACATTGCGGCAAAGTCTTCGTCGCCGCCGTCCATCCCGACCTGCTGGTTCACGTTCTGCTGCATGAAATGGAAGTCCTTTGAAACCGGTACAGCTGCCCCCTGATGGTGGTTTTTCCGTCGCGGCCTGCGGGGAGCAGCGGGCAGTGACGTTCGTCCTCCTCATTGAGGACTTGATTTGATGGAAGCCGCGCACCCTAGACACCGGTGATTCCGGTAGTCAAGCGAGCTCGTGCCCCTTGTGCTGTTGGGTGGATGTCCTACCCCAGGAAAGTCAATGCCTCCTAGTTAAGAACGCCTGCCCTACCGCGCAGCCCCGTCCCACAGGATGCCTGCCCCCAGCCTGGTGCTCGAACGAGCGGCCAAGGCCCTGAAATTCCAGGGCCAACTCCGGGCCGCGCTCAACCGCCGGCGGCCCCGGATTTCTTCCCGGCCGTCAGCCCTGGAGCTTGAAGCTCTCGCGGGCGATCACCATCCGCTGCACCTCGCTGGTGCCTTCGTAGATGGTCTGCACCCGGGCGTCGCGGAAGAACCGCTCCACCGGGAACTCGTCGATGTAGCCGTAGCCGCCGTGGAGCTGCACGGCCTTGTCGGCCACCTTGTTGCTCATCTCGCTGGCGAAGAGCTTCGCCATGGAGGCCTCGCGGGAGAACGGCTGGCCCTTCTCCTTCATCGACGCCGCGCGCAGCGTCAGCAGCTCCGCCGCCTCCAACTGCGTCTGCATGTCCGCGAGCATGAAGCGCGGGCCCTGGAACTCGCCAATGGGCTGGCCGAACGCCTGACGGTCCTTCACGTAGGCCACGGTCGCCTCGAGCGCCGCGCGCCCCACGCCGCAGGCCTGCGCCGCGATGCCAATGCGCCCACCGTCCAGCGCCACCATGGCCAGCCTGAACCCCTGCCCTTCGGCGCCCAGCAGGTTCTCCGCCGGAACCTCGCAGTCCTCGAACGTGAGCGACACCGTGTTCGAGGAGCGCAGGCCCATCTTGTCCTCGTGCTTGCCGATGATGAGCCCCTTCGTCCCGCCTTCGACGATGAAGCACGACAAGCCCTTGTTGCCGGCGGGGGACGTGCGCGCCCACACCACCATCACCCCCGCGTACGCGCCTGAGGTGATCCACTGCTTGCTGCCGTTGAGGACCCACACGTCCCCGCGCCGCACCGCGGTGGTGCGCAGCGCGCCGGGGTCGGAGCCCGCATGGGGCTCGGACAGCGCGAACGAGCCCGCGATGGCCTCGCCGGACGCCAGCCGCGTCACGTACTTCTCGCGCTGCGCGTCGGTGCCGAACGCGTTGATGAGCTCGCCGCACATGTTCGTGACGGCCATGGCCACCGACGTGGACGCGTCGGCCGCGGCCATCTCCATCATCGCCAGCGCATAGGCCACCACGCCGGCCTCCGAACCGCCGTAGCGCGCCGGGAGGTTCACCCCCAGCAGTCCCATCTCTCCCAACTGCCGGAAGAGGTCCGTGGGAAAGCGCTCTTCGCGGTCCAGTGTCCGGGCAAGGGGGGCCACGCGCTCGCGGGCGAACTTGCGAGCGGTGTCACGGATGAGGGTCTGCGTCTCGGTGAGCTCGAGGTTCACGGCGGTTGTCCTACTCGATGGCCTTGAGGTTGAACGGGTACTCGATGGGGCGGTCCGTGCCATCCGGAGGCTTCGGGAAGGTCATGGACGACAGGACGGCCTGGACGCAGTCGTGCAAGCTCGGGTCCTTGAGCGTGCTGGTCTTCTTCACCACCCGGGCGTCCTTCACCAGGCCGTTGGCGTCGATGGTGAAGGTCGTCATCAGCTTACCCTCCACCGTCCGGTCCTTCTCCGCCATGTGGTCCTCGTAGCACTCCTGGATGCGGCGCTGGTGGTACTGGACGACCTGACGGATGGAGTCGGGCGTGAAGGGCAGCCGCTCGACGTCCGGCCCGTCGCGCTTGGCGGGGGCCGGCGTCGCGGCGGCGGGCTTGCCGCCGGCGGGCGCCTTCGCGGGGGCGGCGCCCTGCGCGAGCGCCACCGCCGAGGCCAGGACGACTGCGGAGAGAAGCGCTCGGGTCATGACGGTTACTCCCTCAGCAGGTTGGCGGCGATGACGATGCGCTGGATCTCGCTCGTCCCTTCGTAGATTTCCGTGATGCGCGCGTCGCGCACGTGGCGCTCCACGTCCATCTCCTTGCTGTAGCCCATACCGCCGTGCACCTGCAGGGCCTTGTTCGCCACGCGGCTGGCCATCTCGCTGGCGTACAGCTTGGCCATGGCGCTCTCCGCGCTGTGACGCACGCCCTTGTCCTTCTGCAGGGCCGCCCGCCACACGAGCAGCCGGGCCGCGTCGATCTCCGTGGCCATGTCGGCGATCATGAACTGGATGGCCTGGTGCTCACGGATGGGCTTGCCGAAGGACTTGCGCTCACCGGAGTAGCGCACCGCCTCTTCGTACGCCGCGCGCGCGATGCCCAGCGCCTGCGACGCGATGCCGATACGGCCGCCGTCCAGCGTGCTCATGGCGATCTTGAAGCCCTCGCCTTCCTTGCCGAGCATGTACTTGGCCGGCACGCGCATGTCCTCGAAGAACATGGAGCAGGACCAGGCGGCGCTGATGCCCATCTTCTTGTCCGGCTCGGCGCGGATGAACCCCGGGGTGTCCGTGGGGACCATGAACGCGGTGATGCCCTTGTGGCCCGCTTCCCGGTTGGTCATCGTCATCAGGACGATGGCGTCGGCCTTGGGGCCGTTGGTGATCCAGTTCTTCGAGCCGTTGATGACGTACTCGTCACCCTTGCGCACGGCGACCGTCTTCTGCGCGGCGGCGTCGCTGCCGGCCTCGGGCTCGGTGAGGCCGAAGCAGCCCAGCTTCTCGCCCCGGGCGAAGGGCGCCAGGAACTGCTCCTTCTGCGCGTCCGTGCCGTACTTCATGATCGGATCGCAGTAGAGCGAGTTGTTCACGCTCATGATGACGCCGGTGGAGGCACAGCCGCGGCTGATCTCCTCCATGGCGATGGCGTAACAGACGTTGTCGAGCCCGGCGCCGCCGTTCTGCTCGGGAACGGCCACGCCCAGCAGGGACAGCTCGGCGAGCTTCTTCACCGCGTCCGTGGGCCAGGCGTGGTGCTCGTCCCACTTGCGAGCGTTGGGGATGAGCTCCTTGGCCGCGAACTCGCGGGTCATCCGCTGGATTTCACGCTGGATGTCGGTCAACTCGAAGTTCATGGAACCTCCATAATATGAGGGGCTTCCCTCTGGAACAGCGAAGACGCGGCGCGTGCGCGGAAGCGCGCCGAGGCGTGCCGGTGAGACACCGTCCGGTCGCCTGAGACCCGGGATTCCCCGGGAGTACCCAAGAACATATTGAGGGGCACCGTGACGTCGAGGCTGACATCCAGCCGGTTCCCCTCCCCCGTCCATGCCCGCCGCACGACCACGGACAGGGTCCACGGCACTGTGTCCCGGTGCCGCTCGATGAAGTCATAGGATAATCCCAGCCCCGCCACGCCCCCTGAGCCGTCCTGTCCCCACAGTCCCGCCCCTTCGGCCAACACTCCGAAGCGCGCTGCGTCAGGAAACGCATACACCCGTGCCCCGGCGAGCATCCGGAAGGCCGACCGTCCCAGCCGGAGCTGAGGCTCCAGGAACGGCGACACGACCAGCGTGGGCCCCGGCACGTCCAGCGGCGGCAGGGCCCACGGGTGGATGGGCCAGGACAGCACCCAACCCTCCTGGGTGTCCGGCCCCCACTCGTAGCGGACGTCGGGGATGAGCGGCTCCAGGAAGCAGCCCGTGTAGAGGCACAGCGAGCGCTTCCAAGACACCAGCACGGGGGCCCGCCCGTCCTTGTCCCCGCCGTCGTCCGAAGCCTGGGCCGGCTCGGCGGCCAGGAGACACGCCAGCAGTCCCCCGGCCGCGAGCCCCTTCACCGCGCTACTTCCCGGTGAAGGTCGCGGGGCGCTTCTCCAGGAAGGCCTTCATGCCCTCGCGCTGGTCCTCGGAGCCGAACAGGTCGCCGAAGGCCTTGCGCTCGATGTCGTTCGCGGCGCGCAGGTCCTGGTCGGCGCCGGCCTCGATGACCTGCTTGGCCTTGGAGATGGCCAACGGGCTGTTCTTGAGAATCTTCTCCGCCACGGCGCGACAGTGCGCGAGCAGGCCGTCCGCGGGGAGGACCTCCAGCACCATGCCAATCTCCTTCGCCTTCGCCGCGTCGATGCGGTCGCCGGTGAAGATGAGCTCCTTGGCGCGGGCGCGGCCCACCACGCGGGTGAGGCGCTGGGTGCCGCCGAAGCCGGGGATGACGCCCAGGCCGACTTCCGGCAGGCCGAGCTTGGCCTTCTCGGAGGCGTAGATGAAGTCACAGGCCAGGGCCAGCTCGGAGCCGCCGCCGAGCGCGAAGCCATTCACGGCCGCGATGGTCGGAATGGGCAGCGCCTCCAGCGCGGCCATGACCCGGTGCCCCAGGGCACCGAACTCCTGGGCCTGCGCGTCGGTGAGCGCGGCCATCTCCGCGATGTCCGCGCCTGCGACGAAGGCCTTCTCGCCGCCGCCGGTGACGATGAGGACGCGCACGTCCGCGGGCAGCGACTTCAGCGCGGACTCGAGCTCCTGCAGCGTCTTCGTGTTGAGGGCGTTGAGCGCCTTGGGGCGGTCGATGAAGAGGGTCGCGATGGCGCCCTCCTGCTCCAGCCGGATGTTCTCGTAGGCCATGTTCGAGGCTCCTGGGGTGGAAGTGGGTAACCGCGTGGCGGCTCAGTACTTGTAGAAGCCGCGGCCGCTCTTCTTGCCGTACCAGCCGGCGTCCACGTACTGACGCAGCAGGGGGCTGGGGCGGTACTTGGAGTCGCCCAGGCCCTTGTGGAGCACCTCGGCGATGTAGAGGACGGTGTCCAGGCCGATGAAGTCCGCCAGTTGCAGCGGGCCCATGGGCTGGTTGGTGCCCAGCTTCATCGCGGTGTCGATGTCCTCGACCGAGCCCAGGCCCTCCATGACGGCGAAGCAGGCCTCGTTGAGCATGGGGATGAGGATGCGGTTGACGATGAAGCCCGGGTAGTCCTTGGACACCACGGTCGTCTTGCCCATCTTCTCCGCCAGGGCGCGCGTGGTGTTGTACGTCTCATCGGACGTGGCGGCGCCGCGGATGAGCTCGACCAGCTGCATCACTGGCACCGGGTTCATGAAGTGCATGCCGATGACGGACTCGGGGCGCTTCGTGGACGCGGCGATGCGGGTGATGGGGATGGACGAGGTGTTGGTGGCGAGGATGCCGCCCGGCCGCACCACGGCGTCCAGGTCCTGGAAGATGCGGCGCTTGAGGTCCTCGTTCTCCGTCACGGCCTCGACGGCGAAGTCCACGTCCTTGGCCTCGGTGACCTTCGTCAGCGTGGCGAGGTTGGCCTCGGCGGCCTGCTGCTTCGCGGCGTCGAGCTTGCCCTTCTCCACCAGCTTCTTCAGGCCGGCGCGGATGCGGTCGGCGCCCTTGGCGAGCCCTGCTTCGGAGACGTCCGCCAGCGTGACGCGAAGGCCCGCGACGAGTGCCACCTGCGCGATGCCCGCGCCC from Myxococcus xanthus encodes the following:
- a CDS encoding acyl-CoA dehydrogenase family protein — encoded protein: MNLELTETQTLIRDTARKFARERVAPLARTLDREERFPTDLFRQLGEMGLLGVNLPARYGGSEAGVVAYALAMMEMAAADASTSVAMAVTNMCGELINAFGTDAQREKYVTRLASGEAIAGSFALSEPHAGSDPGALRTTAVRRGDVWVLNGSKQWITSGAYAGVMVVWARTSPAGNKGLSCFIVEGGTKGLIIGKHEDKMGLRSSNTVSLTFEDCEVPAENLLGAEGQGFRLAMVALDGGRIGIAAQACGVGRAALEATVAYVKDRQAFGQPIGEFQGPRFMLADMQTQLEAAELLTLRAASMKEKGQPFSREASMAKLFASEMSNKVADKAVQLHGGYGYIDEFPVERFFRDARVQTIYEGTSEVQRMVIARESFKLQG
- a CDS encoding enoyl-CoA hydratase-related protein translates to MAYENIRLEQEGAIATLFIDRPKALNALNTKTLQELESALKSLPADVRVLIVTGGGEKAFVAGADIAEMAALTDAQAQEFGALGHRVMAALEALPIPTIAAVNGFALGGGSELALACDFIYASEKAKLGLPEVGLGVIPGFGGTQRLTRVVGRARAKELIFTGDRIDAAKAKEIGMVLEVLPADGLLAHCRAVAEKILKNSPLAISKAKQVIEAGADQDLRAANDIERKAFGDLFGSEDQREGMKAFLEKRPATFTGK
- a CDS encoding AgmX/PglI C-terminal domain-containing protein — translated: MTRALLSAVVLASAVALAQGAAPAKAPAGGKPAAATPAPAKRDGPDVERLPFTPDSIRQVVQYHQRRIQECYEDHMAEKDRTVEGKLMTTFTIDANGLVKDARVVKKTSTLKDPSLHDCVQAVLSSMTFPKPPDGTDRPIEYPFNLKAIE
- a CDS encoding acyl-CoA dehydrogenase — translated: MNFELTDIQREIQRMTREFAAKELIPNARKWDEHHAWPTDAVKKLAELSLLGVAVPEQNGGAGLDNVCYAIAMEEISRGCASTGVIMSVNNSLYCDPIMKYGTDAQKEQFLAPFARGEKLGCFGLTEPEAGSDAAAQKTVAVRKGDEYVINGSKNWITNGPKADAIVLMTMTNREAGHKGITAFMVPTDTPGFIRAEPDKKMGISAAWSCSMFFEDMRVPAKYMLGKEGEGFKIAMSTLDGGRIGIASQALGIARAAYEEAVRYSGERKSFGKPIREHQAIQFMIADMATEIDAARLLVWRAALQKDKGVRHSAESAMAKLYASEMASRVANKALQVHGGMGYSKEMDVERHVRDARITEIYEGTSEIQRIVIAANLLRE
- a CDS encoding 3-hydroxyacyl-CoA dehydrogenase family protein; amino-acid sequence: MATEHIVVVGAGQMGAGIAQVALVAGLRVTLADVSEAGLAKGADRIRAGLKKLVEKGKLDAAKQQAAEANLATLTKVTEAKDVDFAVEAVTENEDLKRRIFQDLDAVVRPGGILATNTSSIPITRIAASTKRPESVIGMHFMNPVPVMQLVELIRGAATSDETYNTTRALAEKMGKTTVVSKDYPGFIVNRILIPMLNEACFAVMEGLGSVEDIDTAMKLGTNQPMGPLQLADFIGLDTVLYIAEVLHKGLGDSKYRPSPLLRQYVDAGWYGKKSGRGFYKY